One segment of Calliopsis andreniformis isolate RMS-2024a chromosome 1, iyCalAndr_principal, whole genome shotgun sequence DNA contains the following:
- the Dbx gene encoding homeobox protein Dbx — MFPSSAAMLKNLQQSAMTSPFLMENLLQSKASPGADLTSLTLNWAASLVARQRERECEANLRFTREKVSPVSMDQEQLDQRSSAGARGGDRPNPVIDCRDHQRASMRIDRQNDRMQALREKDGMERGQITYVDVDNERLDGHVIVDRLCAMERLCNERIENRSSSGVDSCNSNAEEDPAGIDMDSGLQGEREKEDGILGEHHVTLQPDRRYDLGCRNVMHTSDEMTIQGEREVAVERVVDRIGERTTACSCGDEQCLGPVCRTIQEKEKPQLKFSVNAILGGNHDRRPHSENFQGLPPEAIPAFLQNLQNSANYNIAKPIARPAAYHPYHRPSHQPPQRHLPPNAHHTLQQLFYRGPYLTVAGSGAGGHHPATPGGGTAFPGAIQGGLGDFTSTGLVFPWATNARGKPRRGMMRRAVFSDLQRRGLEKRFQIQKYISKPDRKKLAEKLGLKDSQVKIWFQNRRMKWRNSKERELLATGGSREQTLPNKNNPNPDLSDADGDRPRMDLSDVSPLTSPQRPEEQTENEEDEEINVT; from the exons ATGTTTCCTTCGTCAGCGGCGATGCTGAAGAATCTGCAACAGAGTGCAATGACCTCGCCCTTTTTGATGGAGAACCTCCTCCAGAGCAAGGCGTCGCCCGGTGCCGATCTGACCAGCTTGACCTTGAACTGGGCGGCCAGTTTGGTGGCGAGACAGCGTGAAAGAGAGTGCGAGGCGAACTTGAGGTTCACCAGGGAGAAGGTATCGCCGGTGAGCATGGATCAGGAACAGCTGGACCAGCGATCCTCCGCTGGTGCACGTGGCGGCGATCGACCTAACCCCGTCATCGACTGCAGGGATCACCAGAGAGCCTCGATGAGGATCGACCGTCAGAACGATCGGATGCAAGCTCTCCGCGAGAAGGATGGGATGGAGAGGGGCCAGATCACCTATGTCGACGTGGACAACGAGAGGCTCGACGGCCACGTAATCGTCGATCGTCTCTGCGCGATGGAGAGGCTCTGCAACGAGAGGATCGAGAACAGGTCGAGCTCGGGGGTGGACTCGTGCAACTCGAACGCCGAGGAGGACCCCGCGGGCATCGACATGGACAGCGGCCTTCAGGGCGAGAGGGAAAAGGAGGACGGGATCCTGGGCGAGCACCACGTCACGTTACAGCCAGACAGGCGGTACGACCTTGGATGCAGAAACGTCATGCACACGTCCGACGAGATGACGATTCAAGGGGAGAGAGAGGTGGCGGTCGAGCGTGTCGTCGACAGGATAGGTGAGAGAACGACCGCCTGTTCCTGCGGCGACGAGCAGTGCTTAGGACCCGTATGCAGGACCATCCAGGAGAAGGAGAAGCCGCAGCTCAAGTTCAGCGTCAACGCTATCCTCGGAGGCAATCATGACAGGCGACCGCATTCTG AGAATTTTCAAGGACTCCCACCTGAAGCGATACCAGCGTTTCTGCAAAATTTACAAAATTCAGCGAACTATAACATAGCGAAACCGATTGCCAGACCAGCGGCTTATCATCCTTATCACAGGCCGAGTCATCAACCCCCTCAGCGTCATTTACCTCCCAATGCGCATCATACACTGCAGCAGTTGTTCTACAGAGGACCCTACCTGACAG TTGCGGGTTCCGGAGCTGGAGGTCATCACCCAGCGACCCCAGGAGGAGGAACAGCATTTCCAGGTGCGATTCAAGGTGGTCTGGGCGATTTCACAAGCACTGGCCTGGTATTTCCGTGGGCAACAAACGCGCGTGGAAAACCGCGTCGAGGGATGATGCGAAGGGCAGTTTTCTCGGACCTCCAGAGGCGTGGCCTTGAAAAGAGGTTTCAGATACAAAAGTACATCAGCAAACCGGACCGTAAGAAGCTCGCGGAAAAGCTGGGTCTCAAGGATTCTCAG GTGAAGATCTGGTTCCAAAATCGCCGAATGAAGTGGAGAAACAGCAAGGAGAGGGAACTATTAGCAACAGGGGGTTCCCGAGAGCAAACTCTGCCCAATAAAAACAATCCAAATCCCGATTTGAGTGATGCCGATGGGGATCGACCTAGAATGGACCTAAGCGACGTCAGTCCGCTGACGAGTCCTCAGAGACCGGAAGAGCAAACGGAGAACGAAGAGGACGAGGAGATAAACGTCACGTGA
- the LOC143179997 gene encoding prostaglandin reductase 1: MKLRETIRTVARLLVLRKEFSSMVKAKKFVLVKHFQNEPKPTDVQVVEEELPPLQPGEYLVEAEYLSVDPYMRPYMEKFPLGTTMIGSQVAKIIESKNSDFPVGKRILCYFGWRTHTIINPQKLNKTELLNQVPYILPDIGDLSPSLCLGILGMPGNTAYFGFLEICKPKSGETLVVSAAAGAVGSHVGQIAKNVIGLRVIGIAGSDEKCKWLINELGFDAAINYKTENIRAALKKAAPKGVDCYFDNVGGEVSSIVMYQMNHGGRISVCGSISSYNSDPSTLPKASIVQSAMVFNELKMEGFIVHRWQDRLLEGIQKNLQWIREGKLKYRETITKGFDNMFVAFTDMLQGKNVGKAIVKV; this comes from the exons ATGAAATTGCGAGAAACCATTAGGACTGTAGCAAGGTTACTCGTTCTTAGAAAAGAATTTAGCAGCATGGTGAAGGCAAAGAAATTTGTATTAGTAAAACATTTCCAAAATGAACCGAAGCCAACTGATGTGCAGGTGGTTGAGGAAGAATTACCACCTCTTCAGCCTGGAG aATACCTTGTTGAGGCAGAATATCTTTCCGTTGATCCTTACATGCGCCCTTACATGGAAAAGTTTCCACTAGGTACCACAATGATTGGCTCACAAGTAGCCAAAATTATTGAATCGAAAAATTCAGACTTTCCAGTTGGGAAAAGAATTTTATGCTACTTTGGTTGGAGAACTCATACTATtattaatccacaaaaattaaataaaacagagCTATTAAACCAAGTTCCATATATTTTACCTGATATTGGAGATTTGTCACCATCATTGTGCCTAGGAATTTTAGGAATGCCTGG GAACACAGCATACTTTGGTTTTCTAGAAATTTGCAAACCAAAATCTGGAGAAACTCTCGTTGTAAGTGCAGCTGCTGGAGCTGTTGGTTCTCATGTTGGTCAGATAGCAAAAAATGTTATTGGACTTCGTGTTATTGGTATTGCTGGGTCAGATGAGAAATGTAAATGGCTCATTAATGAGCTTGGCTTTGATGCTGCTATTAATTACAAAACAGAAAATATTAGAGCTGCATTAAAGAAGGCTGCGCCAAAGGGTGTCGATTGCTACTTTGATAAT GTAGGGGGAGAAGTTTCCAGTATAGTTATGTATCAAATGAACCATGGTGGTCGCATATCTGTATGTGGAAGCATTTCTTCTTATAATTCAGATCCTTCAACTTTACCAAAAGCATCTATCGTACAATCAGCAATGGTATTTAATGAATTAAAGATGGAAGGATTTATTGTACATCGTTGGCAGGATCGCCTTCTAGAAGGCATACAAAAAAATCTTCAGTGGATACGTGAAGGGAAACTTAAGTATCGTGAAACAATTACAAAAGGTTTTGATAATATGTTTGTTGCATTCACCGATATGTTACAAGGAAAGAATGTTGGCAAAGCTATTGTCAAAGTTTGA